Part of the Leifsonia soli genome is shown below.
CGCCGCGTCCAGCAGCGGCGACGGCGCCTCCTCCACCACCTTCTGGTGTCGGCGCTGCAGCGAGCACTCGCGCTCGCCCAGGTGCACGATCCCGCCGTGGCGGTCGGCGAGCACCTGCACCTCGATGTGCCGGGGGGATGCGACCAGCCGCTCCAGGAACAGCGTGTCGTCGCCGAACGCGGCGGCCGCGACGCGTCGGGCCGCCCGCAGCGCCTCCGGGAGCTCCGCCGCGGCGCGCACCGCCTGCATCCCCTTGCCCCCGCCGCCCGCCGACGGCTTCACCAGCACGGGATACCCGATGCGCTCGGCGGCCGCGATCAGCTCGTCGTCGCTCAGCCCGGGTTCTGCGATGCCGGGGATCGTCGGAACGTCGTGCTCGGCGACCGCGTGCTTCGCCGTGATCTTGTCGCCCATGACCTCGAGCGCGTGGACGCCGGGGCCGACGAAGACGATGCCGGCCGCCGCGCACGCCTCGGCGAGCGCGGGGTTCTCGGAGAGGAAGCCGTACCCGGGGTGGACGGCTTCGGCGCCCGTGCGGCGGGCGGCCTCCACGATCCGGTCGACGTCGAGGTAGCTCTCGCGCGCGGCGGCCGGCCCGATGCGGACGGCGACGTCGGCGAGCGCAACGTGCGGAGCGTCGCGGTCGGCGTCGCTGTAGACGGCGACCGAGCGGATGCCGAGGCGCTGCAGGGTGCGGATAACGCGGCAGGCGATCTCGCCGCGGTTGGCGACGAGGACGGTGCGGAAGGGGGTGGAGGTCACGCGATCACATCCGGAAGAGCCCGAAGGCGGTGTCGGGCAGCGGAGAGCGGGAGACGACGTCGAGCGCCAGGCCCAGTACGGTACGGGTCTCGGCCGGATCGATCACCCCGTCGTCCCAGAGCCGGGCGGTCGAGTAGTACGGGTTGCCCTGCTCTTCGTACTGAGCGGCGATCGGGGCACGGAACGCGGCCTCGTCGCCGGAGGACCACTCCTCGCCGCGCGCCTCCAGCTGGTCGCGCTTGACGGTGGCGAGCACACTGGCCGCCTGCTGGCCGCCCATCACCGAGATGCGGGCGGCGGGCCACATCCAGAGGAAGCGCGGCGAGTAGGCCCGCCCGCACATGGAGTAGTTGCCGGCCCCGAAGGATCCTCCGATCACGACAGTGAGCTTCGGAACGCGAGCGGTCGCGACCGCGGTGACCATCTTGGCGCCGTTCTTGGCGATCCCGCCCGCCTCGTAGTCGCGGCCGACCATGAAGCCGGAGATGTTCTGCAGGAAGAGCAGCGGGATGCCGCGCTGATCGCACAGCTCGATGAAGTGCGCGCCCTTGAGCGCCGACTCGCTGAACAGCACGCCGTTGTTCGCGACGATGCCGACGGGGTGCCCGTGGATGTGGGCGAAGCCCGTCACGAGCGTCGTGCCGTACTCGGGCTTGAACTCGTGGAAGCCGCTGCCGTCGACGATGCGGGCGATCACCTCGTGGACGTCGTAGGGCGCCTGCACGTCGACCGGGACGACGCCGTACAGCTCGGCCGGGTCCGCCGCGGGCTGGACCGTCTCCGCCACCGCCCAGGCGGGCGCGGCGGGCGGCGGGAGGGTCGCGACGATGTCGCGCACGATGGCGAGCGCGTGCTCGTCGTCCTCCGCGAGGTGGTCGACCACCCCCGAGGTGCGGGCGTGCAGGTCGCCGCCGCCGAGCTCCTCGGCGCTGACGATCTCGCCGATGGCCGCCTTCACGAGCGGAGGGCCGCCGAGGAAGATGGTGCCCTGGTTGCGGACGATCACCGTCTCGTCGCTCATCGCGGGCACGTACGCGCCGCCCGCGGTGCAGGAGCCGAGCACGGCCGCGATCTGCGGGATCTTCGCGGCCGAGAGCCGGGCCTGGTTGTAGAAGATGCGGCCGAAGTGGTCGCGATCCGGGAACACCTCGTCCTGCATCGGCAGGAACGCGCCGCCCGAGTCGACCAGGTAGATGCAGGGCAGCCGGTTCTCCAGCGCGACCTCCTGCGCCCGCAGGTGCTTCTTCACGGTCATCGGGTAGTAGGTGCCGCCCTTGACCGTCGCGTCGTTGCACACGACCATCACATGGCGTCCGGCCACCAGGCCGATCCCGGCGATGACGCCCGCCGCCGGGCTCTCGTCGTCGTACATCCCGGTCGCCGCCAGTGGCGCCAGCTCGAGGAACGGGCTGCCCTCGTCGAGGAGGGCGTCGATGCGGTCGCGCGGGAGCAGCTTCCCGCGGGCGACGTGGCGCTCGCGGGCGCGCTCCGGGCCTCCGGCGGCCGCGACGGCCAGCCGCCTCCGCAGATCGGCGACGAGCTCGCGCTGGGCGGCGTCGTTCTGCTCGAACCGGGCATCCGTCGCGGACGCCTCACTGGTCAGGGTCGGCATGCTGCTCCATATGTCGTCGTCGACATCCGGTTAGTGGTCACTAACTCGGTTTTTAGGTTAGTGTTCATTAACCGAAAAGTCCAGCGTCGCCGACCGGGCGGCCCGACCCCATCGAGGACGATGACCCAGCCGAGCCCCGCCGCTCCCCTCGAGCGGCCGACGCAGCGCAGCCAGGCCAAGGCCGACCGCCGCGCGGCGCTGCTCGACGCCGCGGCCACCCTGTTCGCCGAGCGCGGCTTCAACGGCGTGTCGATCGAAGACCTCGGAGCCGCCGTCGGCGTGAGCGGACCGGCGGTGTACCGGCACTTCTCGTCGAAGCAGGCCGTGCTCGGAGCGCTCCTGATCGGAGTCAGCGAGCGCCTGCTCGCCGGCGGTCAGGCGGTCGAGGAGGCCGCGACGGATGCCGCGACGGCGCTGCGCGCGCTGATCGGATTCCACATCGACTTCGCGCTCGGCGAGCCCGACACCATCCGCGTCCAGGACCGCGACCTCGACGCGCTCGACGACGACGCCCGCCGCCAGGTCCGCCGGCTCCAGCGCCGCTACGTCGAGGTGTGGATGGGCGTGCTCGGCGCCCTGCAGCCCGCTCTCGCCGACGACGAGCTGCGCGTGCGCGTGCAAGGCACCTTCGGCCTCCTCAACTCGACGCCGCACACCGCGCGCGTCGGCGCGCTGCACGTCGCCCCCGGGGTCGTGCGCCCTGTCCTGGAGCGCATGGCCTGGGCGGCTCTCACCTCCGCCTGAGCGGCATCCCCCGCCGCCATTCGTGACGAATGCGCGCCGTTCGGCACGAATGCGGCGCATTCGGCACGAATCGTCGCGCGTCAGCGCGCCGGGCGCAGCGTCAGGGTCTGGTCTGCGGCCTTCTTCACGGCGGCCGGGGTGAACGGCCAGGGGCGGGTCTTCCCCACCGCCCACAGGTCCGTCTGGTCCGTGTAGTGCGCGTCGAACGCGTGACCGGACGCTCCCGTGAGATTGATCCACGTGCTCTTGTCGAAGTCGGACAGGTCGACGACCATCCGCATCGACGGCACGCGCTGCACCGCGAACCCCTCCGTCGCATCCCAGCCGATCGCATCCACCACACTGCTGCCGCCGCCGACGTGCCACGGGCCGCGGTTGAGCAGCGCCTCGATCGGCGCGACACCCGACTCCCCCAGGCTCGCGTTCTTCAGCGTGAGCGTGTGGAGGCGGTCCCAGCGCCACGACGACACGTCGCCGCCGAGCAGTCGGCCGGTCTCCTTCCACGCCCGGCCGGCCGCGTAGGCCACCATGGCGTCGCGATCGGTGATGCCGAGGTCGGCCTCCGCCCACCACGACGACTCCGGCTGGCCGACGAGGGATCCGACGACGCTGAACCAGCGGTCGCCGCCGGTCGGCGCCGTCGCCGCCGGGATCTTGCGGGCGAACATGTCGTGCAGCAGCTCGCGCCAGAACACCGCGAAGTAGGCCGCCGCCGCGCTGTCGGCGTCGTCGCGATAGTCCCAGTCCGCCAGGAGGCGGGCCGCCTGCTGAACGTCGGCGGACGCATCCGGCTTCTCCGCCACCGCGCGGATCACCGGGACGAGGTTCGCCGCGTTGGCGTCGTAGGTGTCGGCCTGGATGGCCGACATGTCCTTCGCCGTCAGCTTCCTGCCATCGCCCATCAGGGCGCTCAGCCGCACCTCGATCTGGTTGGCGCGGTAGCCCTGATCCCAGTCGGCCGTGATCAGCTGAGGGAAGCCCGGCCCGACGGCGGCGTTGTTGGCCGTGACGATGTACCCGGACGGCGGGTCGAAGACCGACGGCAGCTGCCCGAACGGGATGCTGCCCGTCCAGCCGTACGCGCTGGTCCACCCGGGCTGCGGCGTCGTGCCGTCCCCGCCGGCGCGGGTCGGGATGAGACCGGGCGCCTGGTAGCCGATGTTGCCGTCCACGTCCGCATAGACGAGGTTCTGCGACGGCACCTGGAACT
Proteins encoded:
- a CDS encoding carboxyl transferase domain-containing protein; amino-acid sequence: MPTLTSEASATDARFEQNDAAQRELVADLRRRLAVAAAGGPERARERHVARGKLLPRDRIDALLDEGSPFLELAPLAATGMYDDESPAAGVIAGIGLVAGRHVMVVCNDATVKGGTYYPMTVKKHLRAQEVALENRLPCIYLVDSGGAFLPMQDEVFPDRDHFGRIFYNQARLSAAKIPQIAAVLGSCTAGGAYVPAMSDETVIVRNQGTIFLGGPPLVKAAIGEIVSAEELGGGDLHARTSGVVDHLAEDDEHALAIVRDIVATLPPPAAPAWAVAETVQPAADPAELYGVVPVDVQAPYDVHEVIARIVDGSGFHEFKPEYGTTLVTGFAHIHGHPVGIVANNGVLFSESALKGAHFIELCDQRGIPLLFLQNISGFMVGRDYEAGGIAKNGAKMVTAVATARVPKLTVVIGGSFGAGNYSMCGRAYSPRFLWMWPAARISVMGGQQAASVLATVKRDQLEARGEEWSSGDEAAFRAPIAAQYEEQGNPYYSTARLWDDGVIDPAETRTVLGLALDVVSRSPLPDTAFGLFRM
- a CDS encoding TetR/AcrR family transcriptional regulator, whose amino-acid sequence is MTQPSPAAPLERPTQRSQAKADRRAALLDAAATLFAERGFNGVSIEDLGAAVGVSGPAVYRHFSSKQAVLGALLIGVSERLLAGGQAVEEAATDAATALRALIGFHIDFALGEPDTIRVQDRDLDALDDDARRQVRRLQRRYVEVWMGVLGALQPALADDELRVRVQGTFGLLNSTPHTARVGALHVAPGVVRPVLERMAWAALTSA